A window from Terriglobales bacterium encodes these proteins:
- a CDS encoding type II toxin-antitoxin system HicB family antitoxin: MANHLKYRVLIEVDEDGAFVAEVPSLPGCISQGKTRAEALKNIREAIAGYLESLSAHGDSVPPSIQGA, from the coding sequence ATGGCCAACCACCTCAAGTATCGGGTGCTGATCGAAGTTGATGAGGACGGGGCATTTGTCGCAGAAGTGCCGTCGCTGCCGGGGTGTATCTCGCAGGGAAAAACTCGCGCCGAAGCGCTGAAGAACATCCGCGAAGCCATCGCGGGATACCTGGAAAGCCTGTCTGCCCACGGCGATTCGGTGCCGCCCTCCATCCAGGGGGCGTGA